In a single window of the Rhodamnia argentea isolate NSW1041297 chromosome 2, ASM2092103v1, whole genome shotgun sequence genome:
- the LOC115755029 gene encoding uroporphyrinogen decarboxylase 1, chloroplastic isoform X2, giving the protein MGLPSLTSACGSLGCSSSSMSTVKLGFHCTSLDAFWVPRGRRNSLRGFRVACSSASPTDPLLVRAARGDPVSRPPAWMMRQAGRYMAVYRKLAEKHPSFRERSETTDLIVEISLQPWEAFHPDGVIIFSDILTPLPAFGVPFDIEEVRGPVIGSPIRSDEALKSLHPIDLGKLHFVGDSLRILRQEVEGRAALLGFVGAPWTIATYVVEGGTTRTYTVIKSMCHTAPHVLRALLSHIAQAIAEYVIFQVESGVHCIQIFDSWGGQLPPDMWERWSKPYIQQIVDVVRKKCPGTPLVLYINGNGGLLERMRQTGVDVIGLDWTVDMADGRKRLGSGVGVQGNVDPAYLFSPLPALTEEIQRVVKCAGPKGHILNLGHGVLVGTPEEAVAHFFDVARSLTYDSFLEDHAAEKATLVA; this is encoded by the exons ATGGGTCTTCCTTCTTTAACAAG TGCTTGTGGTTCGCTAGGTTGCAGCAGCTCTTCGATGTCAACCGTGAAGCTAGGGTTTCATTGCACTTCTCTCGACGCGTTCTGGGTCCCTCGTGGAAGGAGGAATTCTCTCCGGGGATTTCGTGTGGCTTGCTCTTCCGCTTCACCCACTg ATCCACTCTTGGTGAGGGCTGCTAGAGGAGATCCTGTGAGTAGGCCCCCAGCATGGATGATGCGACAAGCAGGAAGGTATATGGCTGTTTACAGAAAGCTTGCAGAGAAACATCCATCCTTCAGAGAGAGGTCAGAGACCACCGATCTCATTGTGGAAATTTCTTTGCAGCCTTGGGAAGCTTTTCATCCAGATGGGGTTATCATTTTCTCTGACATACTCACCCCTTTACCTGCGTTTGGGGTCCCATTTGATATCGAAGAAGTAAGGGGCCCTGTAATTGGGTCCCCAATTCGTTCTGACGAGGCCTTGAAGTCATTGCATCCAATTGACTTGGGAAAACTTCATTTTGTAGGAGACTCCTTGAGGATCTTGCGGCAGGAG GTTGAAGGGAGGGCCGCTCTACTTGGTTTTGTTGGAGCACCATGGACAATTGCTACATATGTGGTTGAAGGGGGTACAACTCGGACATATACTGTCATAAAAAGCATGTGCCATACAGCGCCACATGTATTGAGGGCTCTTCTATCTCATATAGCTCAAGCAATTGCAGAATATGTCATCTTCCAGGTGGAATCTGGAGTTCATTGTATACAAATATTTGATTCATGGGGTGGACAGCTACCTCCTGATATGTGGGAACGCTGGTCAAAGCCTTACATCCAACAG ATTGTGGATGTTGTGAGGAAGAAATGCCCAGGCACTCCGCTTGTCCTATACATAAACGGAAATGGTGGTCTTCTTGAGCGAATGAGACAAACGGGAGTGGATGTGATTGGGCTGGACTGGACTGTGGACATGGCAGATGGAAGGAAACGGTTAGGTAGCGGAGTTGGCGTGCAGGGAAATGTGGATCCTGCTTACTTGTTCTCTCCTCTCCCAGCCTTGACTGAAGAAATTCAAAG GGTTGTGAAATGTGCAGGGCCAAAGGGTCACATTCTTAATCTAGGGCACGGTGTCCTTGTTGGGACGCCTGAAGAAGCAGTTGCCCATTTCTTCGATGTAGCCAGGAGTTTAACATATGATTCGTTTTTAGAAGATCATGCGGCAGAGAAAGCCACGCTGGTAGCTTGA
- the LOC115755029 gene encoding uroporphyrinogen decarboxylase 1, chloroplastic isoform X1, whose product MLYSFDSAIRGCLGSACGSLGCSSSSMSTVKLGFHCTSLDAFWVPRGRRNSLRGFRVACSSASPTDPLLVRAARGDPVSRPPAWMMRQAGRYMAVYRKLAEKHPSFRERSETTDLIVEISLQPWEAFHPDGVIIFSDILTPLPAFGVPFDIEEVRGPVIGSPIRSDEALKSLHPIDLGKLHFVGDSLRILRQEVEGRAALLGFVGAPWTIATYVVEGGTTRTYTVIKSMCHTAPHVLRALLSHIAQAIAEYVIFQVESGVHCIQIFDSWGGQLPPDMWERWSKPYIQQIVDVVRKKCPGTPLVLYINGNGGLLERMRQTGVDVIGLDWTVDMADGRKRLGSGVGVQGNVDPAYLFSPLPALTEEIQRVVKCAGPKGHILNLGHGVLVGTPEEAVAHFFDVARSLTYDSFLEDHAAEKATLVA is encoded by the exons ATGCTTTATTCATTTGACTCTGCTATTCGGGGGTGTCTGGGCAGTGCTTGTGGTTCGCTAGGTTGCAGCAGCTCTTCGATGTCAACCGTGAAGCTAGGGTTTCATTGCACTTCTCTCGACGCGTTCTGGGTCCCTCGTGGAAGGAGGAATTCTCTCCGGGGATTTCGTGTGGCTTGCTCTTCCGCTTCACCCACTg ATCCACTCTTGGTGAGGGCTGCTAGAGGAGATCCTGTGAGTAGGCCCCCAGCATGGATGATGCGACAAGCAGGAAGGTATATGGCTGTTTACAGAAAGCTTGCAGAGAAACATCCATCCTTCAGAGAGAGGTCAGAGACCACCGATCTCATTGTGGAAATTTCTTTGCAGCCTTGGGAAGCTTTTCATCCAGATGGGGTTATCATTTTCTCTGACATACTCACCCCTTTACCTGCGTTTGGGGTCCCATTTGATATCGAAGAAGTAAGGGGCCCTGTAATTGGGTCCCCAATTCGTTCTGACGAGGCCTTGAAGTCATTGCATCCAATTGACTTGGGAAAACTTCATTTTGTAGGAGACTCCTTGAGGATCTTGCGGCAGGAG GTTGAAGGGAGGGCCGCTCTACTTGGTTTTGTTGGAGCACCATGGACAATTGCTACATATGTGGTTGAAGGGGGTACAACTCGGACATATACTGTCATAAAAAGCATGTGCCATACAGCGCCACATGTATTGAGGGCTCTTCTATCTCATATAGCTCAAGCAATTGCAGAATATGTCATCTTCCAGGTGGAATCTGGAGTTCATTGTATACAAATATTTGATTCATGGGGTGGACAGCTACCTCCTGATATGTGGGAACGCTGGTCAAAGCCTTACATCCAACAG ATTGTGGATGTTGTGAGGAAGAAATGCCCAGGCACTCCGCTTGTCCTATACATAAACGGAAATGGTGGTCTTCTTGAGCGAATGAGACAAACGGGAGTGGATGTGATTGGGCTGGACTGGACTGTGGACATGGCAGATGGAAGGAAACGGTTAGGTAGCGGAGTTGGCGTGCAGGGAAATGTGGATCCTGCTTACTTGTTCTCTCCTCTCCCAGCCTTGACTGAAGAAATTCAAAG GGTTGTGAAATGTGCAGGGCCAAAGGGTCACATTCTTAATCTAGGGCACGGTGTCCTTGTTGGGACGCCTGAAGAAGCAGTTGCCCATTTCTTCGATGTAGCCAGGAGTTTAACATATGATTCGTTTTTAGAAGATCATGCGGCAGAGAAAGCCACGCTGGTAGCTTGA